A stretch of the Chlorobiota bacterium genome encodes the following:
- a CDS encoding RNA polymerase sigma factor — protein MNLKSPIVNNFNSQNDNLRDLELLKSFLAGDNTSFGKLYSFYEKKVMFYCKHLTENDLVAQDVFQEIWIKIINLRTKSIKVECFKALLFTIARNTTLNHIRGEKRYSTKLIYNYDVNLKATNSEYSETEELVNKALARLPFIQREAFLMHAILGYSFEEISKVQGVGLSAVKSRSARTRDFIRKLLSNWMALSEEVLD, from the coding sequence TTGAATCTTAAATCTCCAATAGTAAATAATTTTAATTCTCAAAATGATAATTTGAGAGACTTGGAATTATTGAAGTCATTCTTAGCTGGAGATAATACATCATTTGGGAAATTATACTCATTTTATGAAAAGAAGGTAATGTTTTATTGTAAACATTTAACAGAAAATGATTTAGTTGCACAAGATGTATTTCAAGAAATTTGGATTAAAATTATTAATTTAAGAACTAAGAGTATTAAGGTAGAATGTTTTAAAGCTTTATTATTTACTATTGCTCGAAACACTACTCTAAATCATATTAGGGGTGAAAAACGGTATAGTACCAAATTGATTTATAATTACGATGTCAATTTAAAAGCTACTAACTCTGAGTATTCTGAAACTGAAGAATTAGTTAATAAAGCATTAGCAAGGTTGCCATTTATTCAAAGAGAAGCTTTTTTAATGCATGCAATTTTAGGGTATTCATTTGAAGAAATATCTAAAGTTCAAGGAGTTGGATTATCTGCCGTGAAATCAAGATCTGCAAGAACAAGAGATTTTATCAGAAAATTGTTATCTAATTGGATGGCTTTAAGCGAAGAGGTTTTAGATTGA
- the sucC gene encoding ADP-forming succinate--CoA ligase subunit beta, with protein MNLHEHQGKELLGKYNVPVQQGIVAFTPEEVEKNVRELVSKGATLIILKAQIHAGGRGKGYMHNVKTNLLVFNGDKELRGVKVLPVKTAASTAREAKDLAKKMLGNKLVTIQTGESGKIVNRLLVANGIDIAKEFYCSILLDRETGKNLIMVSSEGGVEIEKVAEESPEKIIKERVDIGQGLLPFQARKLAFGLGLEGIAQRNFVNFITLLYNAYLQLDASMVEINPMVLTPAGEIIAVDAKVSIDDNALYRHSDIEAMRDKTEEDPLEVLASENDLNYIKLDGNVGCMVNGAGLAMATMDIIKLAGGAPANFLDVGGTANSERVAAAFKLMMSDPNVEAVLINIFGGIVRCDRVASGIIEAMKTVEVKVPVIVRLDGTNAVEARHLLENSPLKFLVGTTLAEAAEKISEAMSFEVINCSAPSAKISLDDDDDDDDDEVTDSDDDEDEDEIVDDYDEGKLSEFDAEEIEDPDSLDFEDFDADDLDDDLELDDDDEDDIGFDDPLDI; from the coding sequence ATGAATCTTCACGAACATCAAGGAAAAGAACTTTTAGGTAAATACAATGTACCAGTTCAGCAAGGTATTGTAGCATTTACTCCAGAAGAAGTTGAAAAGAATGTAAGAGAATTAGTTTCTAAAGGAGCTACCCTCATAATCCTCAAAGCACAGATTCATGCGGGTGGAAGAGGGAAAGGTTACATGCATAATGTAAAAACTAATTTACTTGTTTTCAACGGAGATAAAGAACTTCGTGGAGTAAAAGTATTACCTGTAAAAACTGCTGCTTCAACTGCTAGAGAAGCAAAAGATTTAGCAAAGAAAATGTTAGGTAACAAACTCGTAACAATTCAAACTGGTGAATCTGGTAAAATTGTAAATAGATTACTAGTTGCAAACGGAATTGATATTGCAAAAGAATTTTATTGTTCAATTTTACTTGATCGTGAAACTGGAAAAAATTTAATTATGGTTTCAAGTGAAGGTGGAGTAGAAATTGAAAAAGTGGCTGAAGAATCACCAGAAAAAATTATTAAAGAAAGAGTTGATATTGGACAAGGTCTTTTACCTTTTCAAGCTCGTAAACTTGCTTTTGGATTAGGCTTAGAGGGTATTGCTCAAAGAAATTTTGTCAATTTTATTACATTACTTTATAATGCCTATCTTCAACTTGATGCCTCAATGGTTGAGATTAATCCAATGGTTTTAACTCCAGCTGGTGAAATAATTGCTGTGGATGCTAAAGTTAGTATTGATGATAATGCCCTTTATCGTCATTCAGATATAGAAGCAATGAGAGATAAAACCGAGGAAGATCCTTTGGAAGTTCTTGCTAGTGAAAATGATTTGAACTACATTAAACTTGATGGTAATGTAGGTTGTATGGTAAATGGTGCTGGGCTTGCAATGGCAACTATGGACATTATTAAACTAGCTGGTGGAGCTCCTGCCAACTTCCTTGATGTTGGTGGTACTGCAAATAGTGAGAGAGTTGCTGCTGCATTTAAATTAATGATGAGTGATCCAAATGTTGAAGCAGTTTTGATTAATATATTTGGAGGAATTGTAAGATGTGATAGAGTTGCAAGTGGTATTATAGAAGCTATGAAAACAGTTGAAGTGAAAGTTCCTGTTATTGTTAGGCTTGATGGAACAAACGCTGTTGAAGCAAGACATTTGTTAGAGAACTCACCTTTGAAATTCTTAGTTGGAACTACATTAGCTGAAGCAGCAGAAAAAATTTCTGAAGCTATGTCTTTTGAAGTCATCAATTGTTCTGCCCCATCTGCTAAAATTTCTTTAGATGACGATGATGACGATGATGATGATGAAGTTACTGATAGTGATGATGATGAAGACGAAGATGAAATTGTTGATGATTATGATGAAGGGAAATTAAGTGAGTTTGATGCTGAAGAAATTGAAGATCCAGATTCATTGGATTTTGAAGATTTTGATGCTGATGATTTGGATGATGATTTGGAATTAGATGACGATGACGAAGATGATATTGGATTTGATGATCCATTAGATATCTAA